In the genome of Vanacampus margaritifer isolate UIUO_Vmar chromosome 1, RoL_Vmar_1.0, whole genome shotgun sequence, one region contains:
- the wdr13 gene encoding WD repeat-containing protein 13 isoform X2, whose translation MAAVWQQVLAVDARYNAYRTPTFPQFRTQYIRRRSQLLRENAKCGFEPGLRRQYLRLRSQLLALRYGPLSEQSSFRASSVRSSRTTLDRMEDFEEDPRAQGARGHRRSISRGSYQLQAQMNRAVYDERPPGSLVPTSVAEASRAMAGDTTLSENYAFAGMHHIFDQHVDSAVPRLQFANDDKHLLACCSLDGTLSIMTLSPPPASVKVILKGHGGPVTDFAWSLSNDVIVSTSLDGTLRIWNTEDGRCIREVRDPESSELLCCTFQPMNNNLTVVGNSKHHLQVVNISTGKKVKGGSSKLTGRVLSLSFDSPGRILWAGDDRGSIFSFLFDMATGKLTKAKRLVVSEGSSICSISARSWISREARDPSLLVNACVNKLLLYRVVDNEGGLQLKRSFPIQHGSQLVHSIFCPLMSFRQGACVVTGSEDACVYFFDVERNTKAIVNKLQGHGGPVLDVSFNCDESLLASADSTGMVIIWRREQK comes from the exons ATGGCAGCAGTTTGGCAGCAGGTTTTGGCAGTGGACGCAAG GTACAATGCTTACCGCACGCCCACCTTCCCACAGTTCCGAACTCAGTACATTCGCCGCCGCAGCCAGCTGCTCCGAGAGAACGCCAAGTGCGGCTTTGAGCCGGGGCTGCGCAGGCAGTATCTGAGGCTACGCAGTCAGCTGCTGGCGCTACGCTACGGGCCGCTGTCCGAGCAGAGCAGCTTCAGGGCCAGCAGTGTGCGCAGTTCCCGCACCACTCTGGACCGCATGGAG GACTTTGAGGAGGACCCCCGCGCCCAAGGGGCTCGTGGCCACCGGCGGTCCATCAGCAGAGGCTCCTACCAGCTGCAGGCCCAGATGAACAGAGCCGTTTACGATGAAAG GCCTCCGGGCAGTTTGGTGCCGACCTCGGTGGCAGAAGCGAGTCGAGCCATGGCTGGGGACACGACTTTGAGTGAAAATTATGCTTTTGCTGGAATGCACCACATATTTGACCAACATGTCGATTCTGCAG TACCGCGATTGCAATTTGCCAACGACGACAAACACCTCCTGGCTTGCTGCTCTCTGGACGGCACCTTGTCCATCATGACCTTGTCCCCGCCTCCGGCCAGCGTAAAGGTGATTCTGAAAGGCCACGGAGGCCCCGTCACAGACTTCGCTTGGTCACTCAGCAACGATGTCATCGTGTCGACGTCGCTCGACGGCACCCTGCGGATCTGGAACACCGAAGACGGCCGGTGCATCCGAGAAGTCCGAGACCCGGAATCCAGCGAGCTCCTCTGCTGCACTTTCCAGCCGATGAATAACAACCTCACTGTG GTGGGCAACAGTAAGCACCACTTGCAGGTGGTAAACATCTCCACGGGCAAGAAGGTGAAGGGTGGCTCCAGCAAGCTGACGGGCCGCGTGCTCTCGCTCTCCTTCGACTCTCCTGGGAGGATTCTTTGGGCGGGCGACGACAGGGGCAGCATCTTTTCTTTCCTCTTCGACATGGCCACAG GGAAGCTGACCAAAGCCAAGCGTCTAGTGGTGAGCGAAGGCAGCTCCATCTGCAGCATTTCTGCTCGCTCGTGGATCAGCCGAGAGGCTCGGGACCCCTCCCTGCTAGTCAACGCCTGCGTCAATAAGCTGCTGCTCTACAG GGTTGTGGACAACGAAGGTGGGCTGCAGCTGAAGAGAAGCTTCCCCATCCAGCACGGCTCGCAGCTCGTTCACAGCATCTTCTGCCCCCTCATGTCCTTCAGACAGGGTGCCTGTGTTG TGACGGGCAGCGAGGACGCCTGCGTGTACTTCTTCGATGTGGAACGCAACACCAAGGCCATCGTCAACAAGTTGCAAGGACACGGCGGCCCCGTGCTGGACGTCAGCTTCAACTGCGACGAGAGTCTGCTGGCTTCCGCCGACTCGACGGGCATGGTCATCATCTGGAGGCGGGAGCAAAAGTAA
- the wdr13 gene encoding WD repeat-containing protein 13 isoform X1, whose protein sequence is MAAVWQQVLAVDARYNAYRTPTFPQFRTQYIRRRSQLLRENAKCGFEPGLRRQYLRLRSQLLALRYGPLSEQSSFRASSVRSSRTTLDRMEQDFEEDPRAQGARGHRRSISRGSYQLQAQMNRAVYDERPPGSLVPTSVAEASRAMAGDTTLSENYAFAGMHHIFDQHVDSAVPRLQFANDDKHLLACCSLDGTLSIMTLSPPPASVKVILKGHGGPVTDFAWSLSNDVIVSTSLDGTLRIWNTEDGRCIREVRDPESSELLCCTFQPMNNNLTVVGNSKHHLQVVNISTGKKVKGGSSKLTGRVLSLSFDSPGRILWAGDDRGSIFSFLFDMATGKLTKAKRLVVSEGSSICSISARSWISREARDPSLLVNACVNKLLLYRVVDNEGGLQLKRSFPIQHGSQLVHSIFCPLMSFRQGACVVTGSEDACVYFFDVERNTKAIVNKLQGHGGPVLDVSFNCDESLLASADSTGMVIIWRREQK, encoded by the exons ATGGCAGCAGTTTGGCAGCAGGTTTTGGCAGTGGACGCAAG GTACAATGCTTACCGCACGCCCACCTTCCCACAGTTCCGAACTCAGTACATTCGCCGCCGCAGCCAGCTGCTCCGAGAGAACGCCAAGTGCGGCTTTGAGCCGGGGCTGCGCAGGCAGTATCTGAGGCTACGCAGTCAGCTGCTGGCGCTACGCTACGGGCCGCTGTCCGAGCAGAGCAGCTTCAGGGCCAGCAGTGTGCGCAGTTCCCGCACCACTCTGGACCGCATGGAG CAGGACTTTGAGGAGGACCCCCGCGCCCAAGGGGCTCGTGGCCACCGGCGGTCCATCAGCAGAGGCTCCTACCAGCTGCAGGCCCAGATGAACAGAGCCGTTTACGATGAAAG GCCTCCGGGCAGTTTGGTGCCGACCTCGGTGGCAGAAGCGAGTCGAGCCATGGCTGGGGACACGACTTTGAGTGAAAATTATGCTTTTGCTGGAATGCACCACATATTTGACCAACATGTCGATTCTGCAG TACCGCGATTGCAATTTGCCAACGACGACAAACACCTCCTGGCTTGCTGCTCTCTGGACGGCACCTTGTCCATCATGACCTTGTCCCCGCCTCCGGCCAGCGTAAAGGTGATTCTGAAAGGCCACGGAGGCCCCGTCACAGACTTCGCTTGGTCACTCAGCAACGATGTCATCGTGTCGACGTCGCTCGACGGCACCCTGCGGATCTGGAACACCGAAGACGGCCGGTGCATCCGAGAAGTCCGAGACCCGGAATCCAGCGAGCTCCTCTGCTGCACTTTCCAGCCGATGAATAACAACCTCACTGTG GTGGGCAACAGTAAGCACCACTTGCAGGTGGTAAACATCTCCACGGGCAAGAAGGTGAAGGGTGGCTCCAGCAAGCTGACGGGCCGCGTGCTCTCGCTCTCCTTCGACTCTCCTGGGAGGATTCTTTGGGCGGGCGACGACAGGGGCAGCATCTTTTCTTTCCTCTTCGACATGGCCACAG GGAAGCTGACCAAAGCCAAGCGTCTAGTGGTGAGCGAAGGCAGCTCCATCTGCAGCATTTCTGCTCGCTCGTGGATCAGCCGAGAGGCTCGGGACCCCTCCCTGCTAGTCAACGCCTGCGTCAATAAGCTGCTGCTCTACAG GGTTGTGGACAACGAAGGTGGGCTGCAGCTGAAGAGAAGCTTCCCCATCCAGCACGGCTCGCAGCTCGTTCACAGCATCTTCTGCCCCCTCATGTCCTTCAGACAGGGTGCCTGTGTTG TGACGGGCAGCGAGGACGCCTGCGTGTACTTCTTCGATGTGGAACGCAACACCAAGGCCATCGTCAACAAGTTGCAAGGACACGGCGGCCCCGTGCTGGACGTCAGCTTCAACTGCGACGAGAGTCTGCTGGCTTCCGCCGACTCGACGGGCATGGTCATCATCTGGAGGCGGGAGCAAAAGTAA
- the wdr13 gene encoding WD repeat-containing protein 13 isoform X3: MEQDFEEDPRAQGARGHRRSISRGSYQLQAQMNRAVYDERPPGSLVPTSVAEASRAMAGDTTLSENYAFAGMHHIFDQHVDSAVPRLQFANDDKHLLACCSLDGTLSIMTLSPPPASVKVILKGHGGPVTDFAWSLSNDVIVSTSLDGTLRIWNTEDGRCIREVRDPESSELLCCTFQPMNNNLTVVGNSKHHLQVVNISTGKKVKGGSSKLTGRVLSLSFDSPGRILWAGDDRGSIFSFLFDMATGKLTKAKRLVVSEGSSICSISARSWISREARDPSLLVNACVNKLLLYRVVDNEGGLQLKRSFPIQHGSQLVHSIFCPLMSFRQGACVVTGSEDACVYFFDVERNTKAIVNKLQGHGGPVLDVSFNCDESLLASADSTGMVIIWRREQK, from the exons ATGGAG CAGGACTTTGAGGAGGACCCCCGCGCCCAAGGGGCTCGTGGCCACCGGCGGTCCATCAGCAGAGGCTCCTACCAGCTGCAGGCCCAGATGAACAGAGCCGTTTACGATGAAAG GCCTCCGGGCAGTTTGGTGCCGACCTCGGTGGCAGAAGCGAGTCGAGCCATGGCTGGGGACACGACTTTGAGTGAAAATTATGCTTTTGCTGGAATGCACCACATATTTGACCAACATGTCGATTCTGCAG TACCGCGATTGCAATTTGCCAACGACGACAAACACCTCCTGGCTTGCTGCTCTCTGGACGGCACCTTGTCCATCATGACCTTGTCCCCGCCTCCGGCCAGCGTAAAGGTGATTCTGAAAGGCCACGGAGGCCCCGTCACAGACTTCGCTTGGTCACTCAGCAACGATGTCATCGTGTCGACGTCGCTCGACGGCACCCTGCGGATCTGGAACACCGAAGACGGCCGGTGCATCCGAGAAGTCCGAGACCCGGAATCCAGCGAGCTCCTCTGCTGCACTTTCCAGCCGATGAATAACAACCTCACTGTG GTGGGCAACAGTAAGCACCACTTGCAGGTGGTAAACATCTCCACGGGCAAGAAGGTGAAGGGTGGCTCCAGCAAGCTGACGGGCCGCGTGCTCTCGCTCTCCTTCGACTCTCCTGGGAGGATTCTTTGGGCGGGCGACGACAGGGGCAGCATCTTTTCTTTCCTCTTCGACATGGCCACAG GGAAGCTGACCAAAGCCAAGCGTCTAGTGGTGAGCGAAGGCAGCTCCATCTGCAGCATTTCTGCTCGCTCGTGGATCAGCCGAGAGGCTCGGGACCCCTCCCTGCTAGTCAACGCCTGCGTCAATAAGCTGCTGCTCTACAG GGTTGTGGACAACGAAGGTGGGCTGCAGCTGAAGAGAAGCTTCCCCATCCAGCACGGCTCGCAGCTCGTTCACAGCATCTTCTGCCCCCTCATGTCCTTCAGACAGGGTGCCTGTGTTG TGACGGGCAGCGAGGACGCCTGCGTGTACTTCTTCGATGTGGAACGCAACACCAAGGCCATCGTCAACAAGTTGCAAGGACACGGCGGCCCCGTGCTGGACGTCAGCTTCAACTGCGACGAGAGTCTGCTGGCTTCCGCCGACTCGACGGGCATGGTCATCATCTGGAGGCGGGAGCAAAAGTAA
- the LOC144054197 gene encoding protein-serine O-palmitoleoyltransferase porcupine-like isoform X4, producing MGAFSRQKFFQELTHGCLLPTAQQGLEQVWQLLLICLLCRLLWMLSLPSVLKHLATVAGGFYVLYLFFELHMIWVVLLSLLCYLFLFLCRHSTMRGTFLSITVLIYLMLGEVHMMDTTNWHKMRGSQMVVAMKAISLAFDLDRGVVSAVPSPVEFMGYIYYVGTVIFGPWISFSSYKEALEGRKMSLSWLLKLSLSWFKSQICLVVSNCVAPYLFPYFIPVYGDKLLRSKKRRKIRASLAKWLLAYENTLSFHFSNYFVAYLSETTATLAGVGFTEEKENLKWDLTVSKPLNIEFPRSMVEVVTSWNRPMSRFLNAYVFQSALKFGTFSAVMLTYAASALLHGLSFHLGAVLLSLGFITYTEHVLRKRLAAIFNACVLAKKCQPNCTHRNKKTLWVYMINIAFSALAVVHLTYLGSVFNSSVDYMEEDES from the exons ATGGGGGCGTTCAGCCGCCAGAAGTTCTTCCAGGAGCTCACTCACGGCTGTCTGCTGCCGACAGCCCAGCAGGGTCTGGAGCAGGTGTGGCAGTTGCTGCTCATCTGCCTGCTGTGTCGCCTTCTCTGGATGTTGA GTCTCCCCTCCGTTTTGAAGCATCTGGCCACAGTGGCGGGAGGATTCTACGTCCTCTACCTGTTCTTTGAACTGCACATGATCTGGGTGGTCCTCCTGAGCCTCCTCTGCtacctcttcctcttcctgtgtCGCCACTCGACCATGCGAGGAACCTTTCTCTCCATCACCGTGCTCATCTATCTGATGCTGGG AGAAGTGCACATGATGGACACCACCAACTGGCACAAGATGAGAG GTTCCCAGATGGTGGTGGCCATGAAAGCCATCTCGCTGGCCTTCGATCTGGACCGAGGCGTCGTGAGCGCCGTCCCTTCTCCCGTCGAATTCATGGGTTACATTTACTACGTGGGAACCGTCATCTTCGGGCCGTGGATCAGCTTCAGTAGCTACAAAGAGGCTTTAGAAGGGCGGAAGATG AGCCTTTCATGGTTGTTGAAATTGTCTTTAAGCTGGTTTAAAAGTCAGATCTGCCTGGTTGTCTCCAACTGTGTGGCGCCGTACCTCTTCCCGTATTTCATTCCCGTCTACGGGGACAAGCTGCTAAGGAG CAAAAAGAGAAGGAAAATCAG AGCTTCACTGGCAAA GTGGTTGTTGGCTTACGAGAACACGCTGTCTTTCCACTTCAGCAACTATTTTGTTGCTTATTTGAGCGAGACCACAGCCACTCTGGCCGGGGTCGGCTTCACCGAGGAGAAAGAAAACCTCAAATG gGATCTGACGGTGTCAAAGCCGCTGAACATCGAGTTTCCCCGCTCGATGGTGGAGGTGGTCACGTCGTGGAATCGGCCCATGTCACGTTTTCTGAATGCCT atgTATTTCAGAGTGCTCTGAAATTTGGGACTTTCTCTGCCGTCATGCTGACGTACGCAGCCAGTGCCCTTCTGCAC GGTTTGAGTTTCCATCTGGGTGCCGTGCTCTTGTCTCTTGGCTTCATCACCTACACTGAGCACG tgcTGCGGAAGAGACTGGCGGCCATTTTCAACGCCTGCGTTCTGGCCAAGAAATGTCAGCCAAACTGCACCCACCGGAACAAAAAG acACTTTGGGTGTACATGATCAACATAGCATTCAGCGCTCTGGCAGTCGTCCATCTGACGTACTTGGGTTCAGTGTTCAATTCTAGCGTGGACTACATGGAGGAAGATGAG tcaTAG
- the LOC144054197 gene encoding protein-serine O-palmitoleoyltransferase porcupine-like isoform X3 encodes MGAFSRQKFFQELTHGCLLPTAQQGLEQVWQLLLICLLCRLLWMLSLPSVLKHLATVAGGFYVLYLFFELHMIWVVLLSLLCYLFLFLCRHSTMRGTFLSITVLIYLMLGEVHMMDTTNWHKMRGSQMVVAMKAISLAFDLDRGVVSAVPSPVEFMGYIYYVGTVIFGPWISFSSYKEALEGRKMSLSWLLKLSLSWFKSQICLVVSNCVAPYLFPYFIPVYGDKLLRSKKRRKIRASLAKWLLAYENTLSFHFSNYFVAYLSETTATLAGVGFTEEKENLKWDLTVSKPLNIEFPRSMVEVVTSWNRPMSRFLNAYVFQSALKFGTFSAVMLTYAASALLHGLSFHLGAVLLSLGFITYTEHVLRKRLAAIFNACVLAKKCQPNCTHRNKKTLWVYMINIAFSALAVVHLTYLGSVFNSSVDYMEEDEDDISHHTIQKWSELSWTSHWMTFGCWILYRLVL; translated from the exons ATGGGGGCGTTCAGCCGCCAGAAGTTCTTCCAGGAGCTCACTCACGGCTGTCTGCTGCCGACAGCCCAGCAGGGTCTGGAGCAGGTGTGGCAGTTGCTGCTCATCTGCCTGCTGTGTCGCCTTCTCTGGATGTTGA GTCTCCCCTCCGTTTTGAAGCATCTGGCCACAGTGGCGGGAGGATTCTACGTCCTCTACCTGTTCTTTGAACTGCACATGATCTGGGTGGTCCTCCTGAGCCTCCTCTGCtacctcttcctcttcctgtgtCGCCACTCGACCATGCGAGGAACCTTTCTCTCCATCACCGTGCTCATCTATCTGATGCTGGG AGAAGTGCACATGATGGACACCACCAACTGGCACAAGATGAGAG GTTCCCAGATGGTGGTGGCCATGAAAGCCATCTCGCTGGCCTTCGATCTGGACCGAGGCGTCGTGAGCGCCGTCCCTTCTCCCGTCGAATTCATGGGTTACATTTACTACGTGGGAACCGTCATCTTCGGGCCGTGGATCAGCTTCAGTAGCTACAAAGAGGCTTTAGAAGGGCGGAAGATG AGCCTTTCATGGTTGTTGAAATTGTCTTTAAGCTGGTTTAAAAGTCAGATCTGCCTGGTTGTCTCCAACTGTGTGGCGCCGTACCTCTTCCCGTATTTCATTCCCGTCTACGGGGACAAGCTGCTAAGGAG CAAAAAGAGAAGGAAAATCAG AGCTTCACTGGCAAA GTGGTTGTTGGCTTACGAGAACACGCTGTCTTTCCACTTCAGCAACTATTTTGTTGCTTATTTGAGCGAGACCACAGCCACTCTGGCCGGGGTCGGCTTCACCGAGGAGAAAGAAAACCTCAAATG gGATCTGACGGTGTCAAAGCCGCTGAACATCGAGTTTCCCCGCTCGATGGTGGAGGTGGTCACGTCGTGGAATCGGCCCATGTCACGTTTTCTGAATGCCT atgTATTTCAGAGTGCTCTGAAATTTGGGACTTTCTCTGCCGTCATGCTGACGTACGCAGCCAGTGCCCTTCTGCAC GGTTTGAGTTTCCATCTGGGTGCCGTGCTCTTGTCTCTTGGCTTCATCACCTACACTGAGCACG tgcTGCGGAAGAGACTGGCGGCCATTTTCAACGCCTGCGTTCTGGCCAAGAAATGTCAGCCAAACTGCACCCACCGGAACAAAAAG acACTTTGGGTGTACATGATCAACATAGCATTCAGCGCTCTGGCAGTCGTCCATCTGACGTACTTGGGTTCAGTGTTCAATTCTAGCGTGGACTACATGGAGGAAGATGAG GATGACATAAGCCATCATACCATTCAAAAGTGGTCAGAGCTGAGCTGGACAAGCCACTGGATGACATTTGGATGCTGGATATTGTACCGCCTCGTTCTCTAG
- the LOC144054197 gene encoding protein-serine O-palmitoleoyltransferase porcupine-like isoform X1 encodes MGAFSRQKFFQELTHGCLLPTAQQGLEQVWQLLLICLLCRLLWMLSLPSVLKHLATVAGGFYVLYLFFELHMIWVVLLSLLCYLFLFLCRHSTMRGTFLSITVLIYLMLGEVHMMDTTNWHKMRGSQMVVAMKAISLAFDLDRGVVSAVPSPVEFMGYIYYVGTVIFGPWISFSSYKEALEGRKMSLSWLLKLSLSWFKSQICLVVSNCVAPYLFPYFIPVYGDKLLRSKKRRKIRASLAKWLLAYENTLSFHFSNYFVAYLSETTATLAGVGFTEEKENLKWDLTVSKPLNIEFPRSMVEVVTSWNRPMSRFLNAYVFQSALKFGTFSAVMLTYAASALLHGLSFHLGAVLLSLGFITYTEHVLRKRLAAIFNACVLAKKCQPNCTHRNKKTLWVYMINIAFSALAVVHLTYLGSVFNSSVDYMEEDERCMFFFAATGTLSLGPWRRKLSWKKIQMHSRVWSTSGSIHNLSSASSQLPQREHSASLGYPFSRLKSDLYEFRDVQTPRFHRSGVGLHGFHPKTCFFAGVLAVKESRVITHPLQ; translated from the exons ATGGGGGCGTTCAGCCGCCAGAAGTTCTTCCAGGAGCTCACTCACGGCTGTCTGCTGCCGACAGCCCAGCAGGGTCTGGAGCAGGTGTGGCAGTTGCTGCTCATCTGCCTGCTGTGTCGCCTTCTCTGGATGTTGA GTCTCCCCTCCGTTTTGAAGCATCTGGCCACAGTGGCGGGAGGATTCTACGTCCTCTACCTGTTCTTTGAACTGCACATGATCTGGGTGGTCCTCCTGAGCCTCCTCTGCtacctcttcctcttcctgtgtCGCCACTCGACCATGCGAGGAACCTTTCTCTCCATCACCGTGCTCATCTATCTGATGCTGGG AGAAGTGCACATGATGGACACCACCAACTGGCACAAGATGAGAG GTTCCCAGATGGTGGTGGCCATGAAAGCCATCTCGCTGGCCTTCGATCTGGACCGAGGCGTCGTGAGCGCCGTCCCTTCTCCCGTCGAATTCATGGGTTACATTTACTACGTGGGAACCGTCATCTTCGGGCCGTGGATCAGCTTCAGTAGCTACAAAGAGGCTTTAGAAGGGCGGAAGATG AGCCTTTCATGGTTGTTGAAATTGTCTTTAAGCTGGTTTAAAAGTCAGATCTGCCTGGTTGTCTCCAACTGTGTGGCGCCGTACCTCTTCCCGTATTTCATTCCCGTCTACGGGGACAAGCTGCTAAGGAG CAAAAAGAGAAGGAAAATCAG AGCTTCACTGGCAAA GTGGTTGTTGGCTTACGAGAACACGCTGTCTTTCCACTTCAGCAACTATTTTGTTGCTTATTTGAGCGAGACCACAGCCACTCTGGCCGGGGTCGGCTTCACCGAGGAGAAAGAAAACCTCAAATG gGATCTGACGGTGTCAAAGCCGCTGAACATCGAGTTTCCCCGCTCGATGGTGGAGGTGGTCACGTCGTGGAATCGGCCCATGTCACGTTTTCTGAATGCCT atgTATTTCAGAGTGCTCTGAAATTTGGGACTTTCTCTGCCGTCATGCTGACGTACGCAGCCAGTGCCCTTCTGCAC GGTTTGAGTTTCCATCTGGGTGCCGTGCTCTTGTCTCTTGGCTTCATCACCTACACTGAGCACG tgcTGCGGAAGAGACTGGCGGCCATTTTCAACGCCTGCGTTCTGGCCAAGAAATGTCAGCCAAACTGCACCCACCGGAACAAAAAG acACTTTGGGTGTACATGATCAACATAGCATTCAGCGCTCTGGCAGTCGTCCATCTGACGTACTTGGGTTCAGTGTTCAATTCTAGCGTGGACTACATGGAGGAAGATGAG cgctgtatgtttttctttgctgccactggcactctttctttgggcccatggcgaagaaaattgtcgtggaaaaaaatccaaatgcactcacgagtatggagcacctccgggagtattcacaatctgagcagtgcatcgtctcaactaccgcaacgcgaacattcggcatcgctcggctacccgttttcaag GTTAAAGTCCGacttgtacgagttccgagacgttcaaactccgaggttccaccgTAGTGGGGTGGGCCTCCATGGGTTTCACCCAAAAACATGTTTCTTTGCGGGGGTTTTGGCTGTAAAAGAATCAAGAGTAATTACGCATCCACTGCAGTAA
- the LOC144054197 gene encoding protein-serine O-palmitoleoyltransferase porcupine-like isoform X2 translates to MIWVVLLSLLCYLFLFLCRHSTMRGTFLSITVLIYLMLGEVHMMDTTNWHKMRGSQMVVAMKAISLAFDLDRGVVSAVPSPVEFMGYIYYVGTVIFGPWISFSSYKEALEGRKMSLSWLLKLSLSWFKSQICLVVSNCVAPYLFPYFIPVYGDKLLRSKKRRKIRASLAKWLLAYENTLSFHFSNYFVAYLSETTATLAGVGFTEEKENLKWDLTVSKPLNIEFPRSMVEVVTSWNRPMSRFLNAYVFQSALKFGTFSAVMLTYAASALLHGLSFHLGAVLLSLGFITYTEHVLRKRLAAIFNACVLAKKCQPNCTHRNKKTLWVYMINIAFSALAVVHLTYLGSVFNSSVDYMEEDERCMFFFAATGTLSLGPWRRKLSWKKIQMHSRVWSTSGSIHNLSSASSQLPQREHSASLGYPFSRLKSDLYEFRDVQTPRFHRSGVGLHGFHPKTCFFAGVLAVKESRVITHPLQ, encoded by the exons ATGATCTGGGTGGTCCTCCTGAGCCTCCTCTGCtacctcttcctcttcctgtgtCGCCACTCGACCATGCGAGGAACCTTTCTCTCCATCACCGTGCTCATCTATCTGATGCTGGG AGAAGTGCACATGATGGACACCACCAACTGGCACAAGATGAGAG GTTCCCAGATGGTGGTGGCCATGAAAGCCATCTCGCTGGCCTTCGATCTGGACCGAGGCGTCGTGAGCGCCGTCCCTTCTCCCGTCGAATTCATGGGTTACATTTACTACGTGGGAACCGTCATCTTCGGGCCGTGGATCAGCTTCAGTAGCTACAAAGAGGCTTTAGAAGGGCGGAAGATG AGCCTTTCATGGTTGTTGAAATTGTCTTTAAGCTGGTTTAAAAGTCAGATCTGCCTGGTTGTCTCCAACTGTGTGGCGCCGTACCTCTTCCCGTATTTCATTCCCGTCTACGGGGACAAGCTGCTAAGGAG CAAAAAGAGAAGGAAAATCAG AGCTTCACTGGCAAA GTGGTTGTTGGCTTACGAGAACACGCTGTCTTTCCACTTCAGCAACTATTTTGTTGCTTATTTGAGCGAGACCACAGCCACTCTGGCCGGGGTCGGCTTCACCGAGGAGAAAGAAAACCTCAAATG gGATCTGACGGTGTCAAAGCCGCTGAACATCGAGTTTCCCCGCTCGATGGTGGAGGTGGTCACGTCGTGGAATCGGCCCATGTCACGTTTTCTGAATGCCT atgTATTTCAGAGTGCTCTGAAATTTGGGACTTTCTCTGCCGTCATGCTGACGTACGCAGCCAGTGCCCTTCTGCAC GGTTTGAGTTTCCATCTGGGTGCCGTGCTCTTGTCTCTTGGCTTCATCACCTACACTGAGCACG tgcTGCGGAAGAGACTGGCGGCCATTTTCAACGCCTGCGTTCTGGCCAAGAAATGTCAGCCAAACTGCACCCACCGGAACAAAAAG acACTTTGGGTGTACATGATCAACATAGCATTCAGCGCTCTGGCAGTCGTCCATCTGACGTACTTGGGTTCAGTGTTCAATTCTAGCGTGGACTACATGGAGGAAGATGAG cgctgtatgtttttctttgctgccactggcactctttctttgggcccatggcgaagaaaattgtcgtggaaaaaaatccaaatgcactcacgagtatggagcacctccgggagtattcacaatctgagcagtgcatcgtctcaactaccgcaacgcgaacattcggcatcgctcggctacccgttttcaag GTTAAAGTCCGacttgtacgagttccgagacgttcaaactccgaggttccaccgTAGTGGGGTGGGCCTCCATGGGTTTCACCCAAAAACATGTTTCTTTGCGGGGGTTTTGGCTGTAAAAGAATCAAGAGTAATTACGCATCCACTGCAGTAA